Sequence from the Thermocoleostomius sinensis A174 genome:
ATCTTTGTAGTCGATAGGCTCACCGGGCTTAATAGGAGAAACGCGACGACGAAAATAAGTCATGGGTTTGGAGTTTAATTCAAGATGAACAATGAAGAATGGTAATGGGTGAAGTGTGGCGATCGGTCAATCAACGATCACGCTATTCAACCTTACTTAATTTCTTTGTGGACTGTGTGCTTATTGCAATGCGGACAAAACTTGCTCAGTTCCAGCCGATTGGTGGTGTTGCGGCGGTTCTTCGTTGTGGTGTAACGCGAAACCCCCGGCGATCGTTTGTCGAGATTCGTGCGGCACTCGGTGCATTCTAACGTAATAATAATGCGGACGCCCTTCTTGCTAGCCATAACTCTATCAGTTCACTTTCGCTCGTGCGTGATAATTAGACACAAATCCCTATTATTTCATAGGATTTCTCAGTTGTGCAAGCAACCTGAAAAATCACGACACTGATGTTTAGGTTTCGCTGTTGTTTTTTCATGTTCTTCTACTATTGTCGATGTTCGCTATGCTGCCTGCCCATCAAGTTGAAGCGCTGATTCTTGATCAGACACCCTGCCTAGATCCACAACAGGATGTAGAATTGCTGGATCTGCTTTCTGCCACTGGGCGCGTCTTGGCTCAATCTATCAGCAGCAAGCTCGATTTTCCCCATTGGGACAACTCCGCTATGGATGGCTACGCGGTTCGCTACACCGATGTTCAAAGTTGCAGCACCGATCGTCCCGTCACGCTAGAAATCATTGAAGAAATTCCAGCAGGCTATTGCCCTCAAAAAACCGTACAACCCGGACAAGCTGCCCGAATTTTGACTGGCTCGATGATGCCTCAAGGAGCCGATACCATCGTCATTCAAGAAGACACTCAGCGCCAAGGCAATCGCGTTACGGTTTTAACAGCACCAACCCCCCAAGCTTTTGTGCGACATCGGGGCGAGTTCTATCGGGCTGGAGCACCGTTGTTAGCTGCCGGAACCCGACTGTTGGCTCCGGATATTGCCGTCTTGGCAGCGGCGCAATGGGTGCAAGTACTGGTGTTTCGTCGGCCCAAAGTGGCAATTCTCTCGACTGGTAGCGAACTGATCTCGCCCGATCGGCCTCTGCAACCTGGTCAGATTGTTGACTCTAACCAATATGCCTTGGCCTCACTGGTAATGAGCGCTGGGGCAGACCCCATTTTG
This genomic interval carries:
- the rpmG gene encoding 50S ribosomal protein L33, translating into MASKKGVRIIITLECTECRTNLDKRSPGVSRYTTTKNRRNTTNRLELSKFCPHCNKHTVHKEIK
- a CDS encoding molybdopterin molybdotransferase MoeA → MLPAHQVEALILDQTPCLDPQQDVELLDLLSATGRVLAQSISSKLDFPHWDNSAMDGYAVRYTDVQSCSTDRPVTLEIIEEIPAGYCPQKTVQPGQAARILTGSMMPQGADTIVIQEDTQRQGNRVTVLTAPTPQAFVRHRGEFYRAGAPLLAAGTRLLAPDIAVLAAAQWVQVLVFRRPKVAILSTGSELISPDRPLQPGQIVDSNQYALASLVMSAGADPILLGIVPDDPAAIRQAIVQAISQADMVLSSGGVSVGDYDYVDRILADLGAEIHVRAVAVKPGKPLTVATFSNPQPPTLYFGLPGNPVSALVSVWRFVQPALRKLSGLSEGWKPTFVRGITRHDLRSDGKRESYLWGRVEPGENTYEFSLASGSPSSGNLINLAQTNALAVVPIGQTHIPVGAPVQLLLI